The following proteins are encoded in a genomic region of Arcobacter suis CECT 7833:
- a CDS encoding type II secretion system protein, with translation MKKSFSILELIVVISLIAFLYTIFLPKNKINYLDELTNRIELYLSYTRQKALIDEKYDLEDSLWHRKRWTMKFFRCRESEGGGIYYSIYSDNNKSGHPSAEDSLKDPLSGKNIYSSNQCAENNSNSKYVLLTKNFEITDVQMSCNSTTSLGQLSFGSDGKIYSKLSVNENESNEYEITVPCNIKFVSKDGNSKEIVLFPKTGYSKINQY, from the coding sequence ATGAAAAAATCATTTTCAATATTAGAATTAATAGTTGTTATTTCATTAATAGCATTTTTATATACGATTTTTTTACCCAAAAATAAAATTAATTATTTAGATGAATTAACAAATAGAATCGAATTATATCTCTCATACACAAGACAAAAAGCATTAATTGATGAGAAATATGATTTAGAAGATTCTTTATGGCATAGAAAAAGATGGACTATGAAATTTTTTAGATGTAGAGAGAGTGAAGGTGGTGGTATTTATTACTCAATATATAGTGATAATAATAAATCTGGTCATCCAAGTGCAGAAGATAGTCTAAAAGATCCACTAAGTGGAAAAAATATTTATTCTTCAAATCAATGTGCAGAAAATAATTCAAATAGTAAATATGTATTATTAACAAAAAATTTTGAAATAACAGATGTTCAAATGTCTTGTAACTCAACCACTTCTTTAGGACAATTATCTTTTGGAAGCGATGGGAAAATCTATTCTAAATTAAGTGTGAATGAAAATGAATCAAATGAATATGAAATTACAGTACCCTGCAATATAAAATTTGTTTCAAAAGATGGAAATAGTAAAGAAATAGTTCTTTTTCCTAAAACAGGATATTCAAAAATTAATCAGTATTAA
- a CDS encoding glycosyltransferase family 39 protein produces MTTNNKYKYYFYSSLLFLTFILLFKAIYSLSISYKEALNVFVNNSVLSLITNTSIYILGQNDLALRLPFILFYAFSIIIMYKITENYFKYEKDRYISIIVFMVLPGVLSASLLVNSAIVIIFFTLLYLYYYHKYNKHSYLLLLLFLFIDNSFAVLYLALFFYSLKNKDTKLIYISLILFSLSMYIYGFSTGGKPRGFLVDTFAIYATVFSPFLFLYFLYTMYRSWIKDERTLIWYISITALLLSLIFSFRQRIYIEDFAPYVVISLPYMLKTFFHAYRIRLKEFRTNYNILAFLVVLMLSINVILTFVNKPLYLILPNANKHFVYQYHFIKELVEELSARGINSVTTDDEELSLRLRFYHIEKGDDYFLTLKNYDYPSERISIKYYGKEVFVAYLIKLK; encoded by the coding sequence ATGACTACAAACAACAAATATAAATACTATTTTTATTCATCACTACTATTTTTAACATTTATATTGTTATTTAAAGCAATTTATTCTCTTAGTATTTCATATAAAGAGGCCTTAAATGTATTTGTAAATAATTCTGTTTTATCTTTAATTACAAATACATCTATTTACATTTTAGGACAAAATGATTTAGCTTTACGATTACCTTTTATATTATTTTATGCCTTTAGTATAATTATTATGTATAAAATAACAGAAAATTATTTTAAATATGAGAAAGATAGATATATTTCAATTATTGTATTTATGGTTCTTCCAGGAGTTTTAAGTGCTTCTTTACTTGTAAATAGTGCTATTGTTATTATCTTTTTTACTTTATTATATTTATATTATTATCATAAATACAATAAACACTCATATTTATTACTTTTACTATTTTTATTTATTGATAACTCTTTTGCTGTTTTATATTTAGCTTTATTTTTTTATTCTTTGAAAAATAAAGATACAAAACTTATATATATTTCTTTAATATTATTTAGTCTTTCAATGTATATATACGGATTTTCTACAGGAGGCAAACCAAGAGGATTTTTAGTTGATACTTTTGCTATTTATGCAACTGTATTTTCACCATTTCTTTTTTTATATTTTTTATATACTATGTATAGAAGTTGGATAAAAGATGAAAGAACATTAATATGGTACATTTCAATAACTGCTTTACTTTTATCTTTAATATTTTCTTTTAGACAAAGAATTTATATCGAAGATTTTGCACCTTACGTAGTAATATCTCTACCTTATATGCTAAAAACATTTTTTCATGCATATAGAATTAGATTAAAAGAGTTCAGAACAAACTATAATATTTTGGCATTTTTAGTGGTGTTAATGTTATCAATAAATGTAATTCTAACTTTTGTAAATAAACCTTTATATTTGATTCTTCCAAATGCAAATAAACATTTCGTATATCAATATCATTTTATAAAAGAATTAGTTGAAGAACTTTCTGCAAGAGGTATAAATTCAGTTACAACTGATGATGAAGAGTTATCTTTAAGATTAAGATTTTATCATATAGAAAAAGGTGATGATTATTTTTTAACACTAAAAAATTATGATTATCCAAGTGAACGAATAAGTATTAAATATTATGGTAAGGAAGTTTTTGTTGCTTATCTAATAAAACTAAAATGA
- a CDS encoding anthranilate synthase component II has translation MILMIDNYDSFTYNIVQYCLELGADLKIIRNDELTLKEIENLNPEKIIISPGPATPNDAGVCLDVIKYFAGKKPIFGICLGHQAIGQVFGANVVRAKNMMHGKTSLIKVVKDTKIFDGLPKEFTQTRYHSLIVEKENLPDDIIVTSYSLDDGEIMSLEIKDKQIYGVQFHPESIMSEHGYKIINNFLKL, from the coding sequence ATGATTTTGATGATTGATAACTACGACTCTTTTACTTATAATATAGTTCAATATTGTTTAGAATTAGGAGCTGATTTAAAAATTATAAGAAATGATGAATTAACATTAAAAGAAATTGAGAATTTGAATCCTGAAAAAATTATCATATCTCCAGGACCAGCAACACCTAATGATGCGGGAGTTTGTTTAGATGTTATAAAATATTTTGCAGGAAAAAAACCAATATTTGGAATCTGTTTAGGACATCAAGCAATTGGACAAGTATTCGGAGCAAATGTTGTTCGAGCAAAAAATATGATGCATGGGAAAACTTCTTTAATAAAAGTTGTAAAAGACACAAAAATTTTTGATGGATTACCAAAAGAGTTTACCCAAACAAGATATCATTCATTAATTGTAGAAAAAGAAAATCTTCCAGATGATATTATTGTTACATCTTATAGTTTGGATGATGGAGAAATTATGTCATTAGAGATAAAAGATAAACAAATCTATGGTGTACAGTTTCATCCTGAATCAATTATGAGTGAACATGGATATAAGATTATAAATAATTTCTTAAAATTATAA
- a CDS encoding Fe(3+) ABC transporter substrate-binding protein — protein MIKKLTLGAIVLASSLFASGEVNVYSQRHYDSDKILLKQFEDKTGIKVNVVTAKAEELVAKLTIEGANTPADVLITADIGNLYQAKERKLLQPIESKILNENIPTHLKDTDNQWFALTKRARVFVYNPQKVNPADLSDYFSVTDPKFKGRVITRSSTAAYNKSLLASIIANHGEEKALEFSKGLVNNFPYNPKGADRDQIRAVAAGDADIAIVNTYYLGVMLNGEDKKDVEIAKSLKIFFPAQQTTGTHMNISGAGVTYYSKNKENAIKLIEFLSSIEAQEVFAEANQEFPANPKAKSSAIVTSWGKFKEDNIQLNEVGKYNKEAVEIATKANWK, from the coding sequence ATGATAAAGAAGTTAACCTTAGGTGCAATAGTTCTAGCCTCATCTTTATTTGCATCAGGAGAAGTAAATGTTTACTCTCAAAGACATTATGATTCAGATAAAATATTACTTAAACAATTTGAAGATAAAACTGGAATAAAAGTAAATGTTGTGACAGCAAAAGCCGAAGAGCTTGTTGCAAAATTAACAATTGAAGGTGCAAATACTCCTGCTGATGTATTAATAACAGCAGATATTGGAAATCTTTATCAAGCAAAAGAAAGAAAATTATTACAACCTATTGAATCTAAAATATTAAATGAAAATATACCTACTCATTTAAAAGATACTGATAATCAGTGGTTTGCATTAACAAAAAGAGCAAGAGTTTTTGTTTATAATCCACAAAAAGTTAATCCTGCAGATTTAAGTGATTATTTTAGTGTAACTGATCCTAAATTCAAAGGTAGAGTAATAACAAGATCATCAACAGCTGCTTATAACAAATCGTTATTAGCATCAATTATTGCAAATCATGGAGAAGAAAAAGCTTTAGAGTTTTCAAAAGGTCTTGTAAATAATTTTCCATATAATCCAAAAGGTGCAGATAGAGATCAAATTAGAGCAGTTGCTGCTGGTGATGCTGATATTGCTATTGTAAACACTTATTATTTGGGTGTAATGTTAAATGGAGAAGATAAAAAAGATGTTGAAATAGCAAAAAGTTTAAAAATATTTTTCCCTGCTCAACAAACAACTGGAACACATATGAACATTTCAGGAGCTGGTGTTACATATTATTCTAAAAATAAAGAAAATGCTATTAAACTTATTGAATTCTTAAGTTCAATAGAAGCACAAGAAGTTTTTGCAGAAGCAAATCAAGAATTTCCAGCAAACCCAAAAGCAAAATCATCTGCAATCGTAACTTCATGGGGAAAATTTAAAGAAGATAATATCCAATTAAATGAAGTTGGAAAATATAATAAAGAGGCTGTAGAAATAGCTACAAAAGCAAATTGGAAATAA
- a CDS encoding ABC transporter permease — protein sequence MEINKLKYSIAPIIGLCIALPILSLLLYFVLNGDFNFEFLFSDIVKGYISNTTILVLGTFAFVVILGTISSYLSARFEYFGDKIFAVLFVLPLAYPAYILGYTYVGFFEYRGILSDIIGDINTRYDILNMSGAIFIFGIAMFPYVYILARVSFGSISSTVSELVSLHKINPIKAFFKVYLPLAYPAIFAGSILAIMETLSDYGTVLYFGIETFSVGIFKSWFGYGDLIQSIYVAIALLIFVFAILWTESLIRKKYRFVSSTFSGKKAPKIKLEGKYNFIAFLISFLIATITLFIPTMVLIYWFILDIHTLDFTTFDYLYNTLSLNIFSSVVIISLSFIVVYMLRFYPSKIGAITHKLSILGYSIPGAVVGVGLLIISSFVDTSLGHVLFGGTFFILIFAYTTRYFASSIGSIENGFSKIDASIDDATKIFGKSESNNIFKVYLPLMKPYILSGFLILYIDIAKELPATLILRPFNYDTLAIRIYELASNEILYKVGFPGLVLVGTTAIAVILLNSKFVRRKI from the coding sequence TTGGAAATAAATAAACTAAAATATAGCATAGCCCCAATTATTGGGCTATGTATAGCATTACCAATATTATCATTATTACTATATTTTGTACTAAATGGAGATTTTAATTTTGAGTTCTTATTTAGTGATATAGTAAAAGGATATATAAGTAATACTACAATTTTAGTTTTAGGTACTTTTGCTTTTGTTGTTATTTTAGGAACTATTAGTTCATATTTAAGTGCTAGATTTGAATATTTTGGTGATAAAATATTTGCTGTATTATTCGTACTTCCCCTAGCCTATCCAGCTTATATTCTTGGATACACATATGTTGGTTTTTTTGAATATAGAGGAATTTTATCAGATATAATTGGTGATATAAATACGAGATATGACATTTTAAATATGTCAGGAGCAATTTTTATTTTTGGAATTGCCATGTTTCCTTATGTTTATATCTTAGCAAGAGTATCATTTGGCTCTATTTCATCAACAGTTAGTGAACTGGTATCTTTACATAAAATAAATCCAATAAAAGCCTTTTTTAAAGTCTATCTACCTTTAGCATATCCAGCTATATTTGCAGGAAGTATTTTAGCAATTATGGAAACTCTTAGTGATTATGGCACGGTTTTGTACTTTGGTATTGAAACTTTTAGTGTAGGAATATTTAAAAGTTGGTTTGGATATGGAGATTTAATACAATCAATATATGTAGCTATTGCTTTACTTATATTTGTATTTGCTATTTTATGGACAGAGAGTTTAATTAGGAAAAAATATAGATTTGTTAGTTCAACTTTCAGTGGGAAAAAAGCTCCTAAAATAAAATTAGAAGGTAAATATAATTTTATTGCATTTTTAATTTCATTTTTAATAGCTACTATTACTCTTTTTATTCCAACAATGGTATTAATTTACTGGTTCATTTTAGATATTCATACTCTTGATTTTACAACATTCGATTATCTTTATAATACTTTGAGTCTAAATATCTTTTCTTCTGTTGTAATAATCTCTTTATCTTTTATTGTTGTTTATATGCTAAGATTTTATCCTTCGAAGATTGGAGCAATTACACATAAATTATCTATTTTAGGATATTCAATTCCCGGTGCTGTTGTTGGAGTTGGTTTATTAATAATAAGTAGTTTTGTTGATACTTCATTAGGACATGTTCTTTTTGGTGGAACATTCTTTATTTTGATTTTTGCTTATACAACAAGATATTTTGCTTCAAGTATTGGTTCTATTGAAAATGGCTTTAGTAAAATTGATGCAAGTATTGATGATGCTACAAAAATATTTGGGAAAAGCGAATCAAATAATATTTTTAAAGTATATTTACCTTTAATGAAACCATATATTTTAAGTGGTTTTTTAATTCTTTATATAGATATTGCAAAAGAATTACCAGCAACTTTAATATTACGACCATTTAATTATGATACTTTAGCTATTAGAATTTATGAACTTGCAAGTAATGAAATTCTTTATAAAGTTGGTTTCCCTGGTCTTGTTCTTGTTGGAACAACGGCAATTGCCGTTATATTACTTAACTCAAAATTTGTAAGAAGAAAAATATGA